GGATTTATACGGGCAAACTTTAACCGTCAGTTTGGAACAATTTTTGCGACCCGAACAAAAATTTCCTTCTATAGAGGCGCTTAAAGATCAAATTCAAGCAGACTGCATCGCTGCCAGAAGCCTCCTAATGGCTAATTGTTAGAGGAGAGGCTAGGGCAAGACTGTACTAATAAAAAAGTTACGGGGATAGGAAGAGAGAGACTAGAGGCTAAGGTCTAGCGACTAGGGAACAGTGGGAGAAATGCCTCATCCCTCTACTCTCGCACTCTACACGCAATCTAAACAGACAAACTTACTGGAAATGATTAATTGATAATGTGCTTTTCAATTATTTGTTAAAAAAAGCATAGAAAAAGACAAAGGCCAACTTTATAGGAGCATCTACCGGCTATGAGGGAAAGTATTGATCGCCTCACCCAAAATCTAAATCAAACCATCGTCGGTAAAGCCGATGCCATTCGCTTAGTGGTCGTTGCCCTGCTAGCCGGTGGCCACGCCCTGCTTGAAGACGTACCCGGTGTGGGTAAAACCCTGTTGGCCAAATCCCTAGCCCGCTCAATTGCCGGCGAATTTAAGCGCATACAATGTACCCCCGATCTTTTACCCAGCGACATCACCGGCACCAACATTTGGAACCCCCGCAAAGGAGAATTTGAATTTTTAGCCGGCCCTGTTTTTGCCAATATCCTGCTAGCTGACGAAATTAACCGCGCCACCCCCCGTACCCAGTCCGCCTTACTAGAAGTCATGGAGGAAAACCAAGTCACCGTGGATGGCATCCCCCATCCTGTTCCTAGACCGTTTTTTGCCATTGCCACTCAGAACCCCGTGGAGTATCAAGGCACCTTCCCCCTGCCAGAAGCGCAAATGGATCGCTTCACCCTCTCCCTTTCCTTGGGCTACCCAACAGAAGCCGAAGAAATGCAAATGCTGCAACGGCTGCACCAGGGCATCACTGTAGACGAACTCCAGCCCTGCATTAGCTTAGAAGAAGTGCGACAGTTAAGTGTTCTGTGTGCCCAAGTCAAAGTGGAAACGTCTTTGCAACAGTACATCCTCAACCTAGTACGGGCAACGCGGGAAGACGAGGAAATCACCCTTGGCGTCAGCCCTCGCGGTGCAGTAGCTTTGCAACGATCCACTCAAGCTTTTGCATTTCTTGAGGGTCGCGACTACGCCATCCCCGATGATGTCAAATTTCTCGCGCCCCATGTGCTGGCCCACCGAATTATCCCAGCCGGCGGACGGCGGTCGAAGACGATTGTAGATCGGTTACTGCGCTCAATACCCATTCCTTAGACTTGCGAATCCCTAATGGCTAATGGTTAATTAAATTAGTCATTTTCCATTTGCCATTAGTGCAATTAAATATGCCAAATTTTATCCAGCTAAAACCGCAACAACAAAAACGCCAGCGCAAATTCGTTGTGCTGTTATTGTCAATCTTAATCTGCACTCTAGTCATGGGAAAAGCCTTAGCCCAATCCCTAGAACCTTCCAGAATTAGCACAATAGATCCTATCGGCAAAAGCCACCAACTGGGAAAAGAACTTTATTTGGAAAACTGCGCCGGCTGTCATGTGGCGCTGCCACCAGAAGTGATGCCCACAGAAACCTGGCGGCAACTACTGCTAGATCCACAACATTACGGGCGGCAATTACAACTGCCGGTGGGTCCCCCTCGCATCCTAATATGGAGTTATCTGCGAGATTTTTCTCGCCCCCATACTAAAGAGGAAGAAATTCCCTACCGGCTGCCGCAATCTCGCTATTTTAAAGCCCTTCACCCCCGCGTCAAACTGCCCAGACCGACCAGTGTTGGCACTTGTCTCACCTGTCATCCCTCTGCAGATCAATACAATTTCCGGCAGCTAGCGCCAGAGTGGCAGGATTCTCCTTAATATAGGATCTAGAGGAACTGTGAAGTGTCTGTCGTCACTGGGTTGGCACAGGTGGAGATTGCCCCACTAACCCCAGGCCACAGACCCCTAACATCCTTCATCCTCGATCCTCCATCCTTTCGACTCCCTCTCCTGCCATGCTGAAAAATTTGCTCGGAGATCCAAACGCACGCAAACTAAAGAGATATCAGCCCTTTGTCGCTGATGTCTACATTCTGGAAGAAGAAATCCAGGCGCTCTCCGATGAGGCTTTAACAGCCAAGACAGCAGAATTCAAACAGCGACTAAAATCAGCCAAATCTCTCAACGAAGAGAAAGAAATGCTGGATGAACTGCTACCGGAAGCCTTTGCGGTGGTTCGGGAAGCAGCTAGGCGGGTTTTGGGTATGAGACATTTTGATGTCCAAATCCTCGGCGGCACCATCCTCCACAAAGGACAAATTGCCGAAATGAAAACCGGCGAGGGCAAAACCCTGGTTGCTACCTTACCCTCCTACTTAAACGCACTCAAAGGCAAAGGTGTACACGTTGTCACCGTCAACGACTACCTGGCTCGCCGGGACGCTGAATGGATGGGACAGGTGCATCGTTTCCTGGGATTGAGCGTCGGTTTGATCCAGCAGGGGATGAACCCGGATGAGCGCCGGCGCAACTACAACTGTGATATCACTTATGCGACAAACAGTGAGCTAGGCTTCGACTACTTGCGCGACAATATGGCCAGCTCAATGGCAGAAGTGGTGCAGCGACCCTTTAACTACGCCATCATTGACGAAGTTGACTCGATTTTAATTGACGAAGCCCGCACCCCGCTGATTATTTCAGGACAAGTTGAACGCCCCACAGAGAAATATCTGCAGGCGGCTGAAATCGCTAATGCCCTGCAAAATGAAGAACATTACGAAGTGGATGAAAAAGCTCGCAATGTTCTTTTAAGTGACGAAGGGTTTGCGGAATCAGAGAAACTTTTAGGCGTTACGGATCTCTACGACCCTAACGATCCTTGGGCGCACTATATTTTTAACGCCATTAAAGCGAAAGAATTGTTCATCAAAGACAAAAACTACATCATTTTTGAAGATGAGGTTGTAATCGTTGATGAATTTACGGGCCGCGTACTTCAAGGCCGGCGCTGGAGTGATGGTTTGCACCAGGCCATTGAAGCGAAAGAAGGGGTAGAAATTCAACCAGAAACCCAAACTCTGGCCACCATTACCTATCAAAACTTCTTCTTGCTCTATCCCAAGCTGTCTGGCATGACCGGCACTGCGAAAACCGAAGAAGCGGAATTTGAAAAAATTTACAGCTTAGAAGTCACCGGCATCCCCACCAACCGTTCTGCTGGACGTCGGGATTTGCCCGATGTGGTCTATAAAACCGAAGCCGGCAAATGGGTTGCTGTGGCGGAAGAGTGCGCTGAAATGCACGAAAAGGGACGCCCGGTGTTGGTGGGAACAACAAGCGTGGAAAACTCAGAACAGCTTTCCGTACTGCTGCGTGAGCGCGGCATTCCCCACAACCTACTCAACGCTAA
The Microcoleus sp. FACHB-672 DNA segment above includes these coding regions:
- a CDS encoding diheme cytochrome C; the encoded protein is MPNFIQLKPQQQKRQRKFVVLLLSILICTLVMGKALAQSLEPSRISTIDPIGKSHQLGKELYLENCAGCHVALPPEVMPTETWRQLLLDPQHYGRQLQLPVGPPRILIWSYLRDFSRPHTKEEEIPYRLPQSRYFKALHPRVKLPRPTSVGTCLTCHPSADQYNFRQLAPEWQDSP
- a CDS encoding AAA family ATPase, producing MRESIDRLTQNLNQTIVGKADAIRLVVVALLAGGHALLEDVPGVGKTLLAKSLARSIAGEFKRIQCTPDLLPSDITGTNIWNPRKGEFEFLAGPVFANILLADEINRATPRTQSALLEVMEENQVTVDGIPHPVPRPFFAIATQNPVEYQGTFPLPEAQMDRFTLSLSLGYPTEAEEMQMLQRLHQGITVDELQPCISLEEVRQLSVLCAQVKVETSLQQYILNLVRATREDEEITLGVSPRGAVALQRSTQAFAFLEGRDYAIPDDVKFLAPHVLAHRIIPAGGRRSKTIVDRLLRSIPIP